One stretch of Maylandia zebra isolate NMK-2024a linkage group LG13, Mzebra_GT3a, whole genome shotgun sequence DNA includes these proteins:
- the nckap1 gene encoding nck-associated protein 1 isoform X2: MSRGVIQPSQQKLAEKLTILNDRGIGMLTRVYNIKKQGQVWKFPGVSQRACGDPKAKPSYLVDKNLESAVKFIVRKFPAVETRNNNLAQLQKEKSEILKNLALYYFTFVDVMEFKDHVCELLNTIDACQVFFDITVNFDLTKNYLDLVVTYTTLMIILSRIEERKAIIGLYNYAHEMTHGASDREYPRLGQMIVDYENPLKKMMEEFVPHGKSLSDALVSLQMVYPRRNLSADQWRNAQLLSLISAPSTMLNPAQSDTMPCEYLSLDTMEKWIVFGFILCHVALNSDAAALSLWKLALQSSTCLCLFRDEVFHIHKAAEDLFVNIRGYNKRINDIRECKEQALSHAGSMHRERRKFLRSALKELATVLADQPGLLGPKALFVFMALSFARDEIIWLLRHADNIQKKSTDDFIDKHIAELIFYMEELRAHVRKYGPVMQRYYVQYLSGFDAVVLNELVQNLSVCPEDESIIMSSFVNTMTSLSVKQVEDGEVFDFRGMRLDWFRLQAYTSVSKASLGLADHKELGKMMNTIIFHTKMVDSLVEMLVETSDLSIFCFYSRAFEKMFQQCLELPSQSRHSVCFPLLCTHFMSCTHELCPEERHHIGDRSLSLCNMFLDEMAKQARNLITDICTEQCTLSDQLLPKHCAKTISQAVNKKSKKATGKKGEPEREKPGVESMRKNRLLVTNLDKLHTALSELCFSINYVPNLIVWEHTFTPREYLTSHLEIRFTKSIVGMTMYNQATQEIAKPSELLTSVRAYMTVLQSIENYVTIDITRVFNNVLLQQTQHLDSHGEPTITSLYTNWYLETLLRQVSNGHIAYFPAMKAFVNLPTENELTFNAEEYSDISEMRSLSELLGPYGMKFLSESLMWHISSQVAELKKLVVENMEVLTQMRTSFDKPDHMAALFKKLTSVDSVLKRMTIIGVILSFRSLAQEALRDVLSCHIPFLVSSVEDFKDHIPRETDMKVAMNVYELSSAAGLPCEIDPALVVALSSQKSENISPEEEYKIACLLMVFVAVSLPTLASNVMSQYSPAIEGHCNNIHCLAKAINQIAAALFTIHKGSIEDRLKEFLALASSSLLKIGQETDKMTTRNRESVYLLLDMIVQESPFLTMDLLESCFPYVLLRNAYHAVYKQSISANA, translated from the exons CTGGCCCAGCTGCAGAAGGAGAAGTCAGAGATTCTGAAGAACCTGGCTCTCTATTATTTTACCTTCGTCGATGTCATGGAATTCAAG GATCATGTGTGTGAGCTGCTGAACACCATCGATGCCTGCCAGGTCTTCTTTGACATT ACGGTGAATTTTGACCTGACTAAGAACTACCTGGATCTGGTGGTAACATACACTACTCTGATGATAATACTTTCTCGCATAGAGGAGAGGAAAGCCATCATAGGGCTTTACAACTATGCCCATGAGATGACGCATGGAGCCAG TGACCGGGAGTACCCCAGGTTGGGCCAAATGATTGTGGATTATGAGAACCCTTTGAAGAAGATGATGGAGGAGTTTGTTCCACATGGAAAG TCCCTGTCAGATGCGTTGGTCAGCCTTCAGATGGTCTATCCCAGGAGGAATCTGTCAGCTGACCAGTGGAGGAACGCCCAGCTGCTTTCTCTCATCTCTGCTCCCTCCACAATGCTCAATCCTGCTCAGTCTGACACT aTGCCCTGTGAATACCTGTCACTGGACACAATGGAAAAGTGGATTGTTT TTGGTTTCATCCTGTGTCATGTGGCGCTGAATAGCGACGCAGCAGCGCTGTCTTTGTGGAAGTTGGCTCTGCAGAGCTCCACCTGTCTCTGTCTGTTCAGGGATGAAGTTTTCCACATCCACAAGGCTGCTGAGGACCTTTTTGTGAACATCAGAGG gtaCAACAAACGCATCAATGACATCAGGGAGTGCAAAGAACAGGCCCTGTCTCATGC AGGCTCCATGCACAGAGAGAGGCGCAAGTTCCTCAGATCAGCTCTGAAAGAGCTGGCCACTGTTTTAGCTGACCAACCTGGACTGCTTGGTCCAAAG GCGCTGTTTGTGTTCATGGCGCTGTCATTCGCCCGTGATGAGATCATCTGGCTGCTTCGACACGCAGACAACATCCAGAAGAAAAGCACAGATGATTTCATAGACAA acacATAGCTGAGCTGATCTTCTACATGGAGGAGCTCAGAGCTCATGTCAGGAAGTATGGGCCTGTGATGCAGCGATACTACGTCCAGTACCTGTCTGGGTTTGATGCTGTGGTGCTGAATGAACTGGTTCAG aacctgtctgtgtgtccagAGGATGAATCTATAATCATGTCTTCATTTGTCAACACCATGACTTCTCTCAGTGTTAAACAAG tggaGGATGGAGAAGTGTTTGACTTCAGAGGCATGAGACTGGATTGGTTCAGACTGCAG GCCTACACAAGTGTCTCTAAAGCCAGTCTCGGTTTAGCCGATCACAAAGAGCTCGGTAAAATGATGAACACCATCATCTTCCACACAAAGATGGTGGACTCTCTGGTGGAGATGCTTGTGGAGACATCAGACCTGTCTATTTTCTG CTTCTACAGCCGTGCATTTGAGAAGATGTTTCAGCAGTGCTTGGAGCTTCCCTCCCAGAGCCGCCACTCAGTCTGTTTCCCTCTGCTTTGTACACACTTCATGTCCTGTACACATGAGCTCTGTCCCGAGGAg CGTCACCACATAGGGGATCGAAGCCTGTCGTTGTGCAACATGTTTTTGGACGAAATGGCCAAACAGGCCAGAAACCTGATCACTGACATCTGCACCGAGCAGTGTACACTTAGTGACCAG CTGCTTCCCAAGCACTGCGCAAAAACCATCAGCCAAGCTGTGAACAAGAAGAGCAAGAAGGCGACGGGGAAGAAAGGCGAGCCGGAGAGGGAGAAACCAGGCGTGGAGAGCATGAGGAAGAACAGACTGCTGGtcaccaa TCTGGATAAACTCCACACCGCCTTATCTGAACTCTGCTTCTCCATCAACTACGTTCCCAACCTGATTGTGTGGGAGCACACTTTCACACCGAGGGAGTACCTCACCTCGCACCTGGAGATCCGATTTACCAA GTCCATAGTGGGGATGACCATGTACAACCAGGCTACTCAGGAGATAGCCAAGCCCAGCGAGCTGCTGACGAGCGTCCGAGCATACATGACCGTGCTGCAGTCCATAGAGAACTACGTCACCATCGACATCACACGAGTTTTCAACAACGTCCTCCTGCAGCAGACGCAGCACCTGGACAGCCACGGagagcccaccatcaccagTTTATACACAAACTG gtaCTTGGAAACGTTGCTCCGCCAGGTCAGTAACGGACACATCGCCTACTTCCCCGCCATGAAGGCTTTCGTCAACCTGCCCACTGAGAACGAACTAACTTTCAATGCTGAAGAATACTCTGATATCTCGG AGATGCGTTCCCTGTCAGAGCTCTTGGGCCCATATGGTATGAAGTTTCTAAGTGAGAGCCTAATGTGGCACATCTCATCTCAGGTTGCTGAGCTGAAG AAACTGGTGGTAGAAAACATGGAGGTGTTGACCCAGATGAGGACGAGCTTTGACAAACCAGACCACATGGCTGCGCTCTTCAAGAAACTCACCT CTGTGGACAGTGTTTTGAAGAGAATGACCATCATTGGGGTCATTTTGTCCTTCCGCTCGCTTGCTCAGGAGGCTCTGAGAGAC GTTTTGTCCTGTCACATTCCTTTCCTGGTCAGCTCAGTGGAGGATTTCAAGGACCACATTCCCCGAGAGACGGACATGAAG GTGGCCATGAACGTTTACGAGCTGTCCTCAGCAGCAGGTTTACCCTGTGAGATCGACCCAGCTCTGGTGGTGGCTCTGTCCTCTCAAAAGAGCG AGAACATCAGCCCAGAGGAGGAGTATAAGATCGCCTGTCTGCTGATGGTCTTTGTGGCAGTTTCGTTGCCAACACTTGCCAGCAACGTGATGTCGCAGTACAGCCCAGCCATCGAAG GCCACTGTAACAACATCCACTGCCTGGCCAAAGCAATCAACCAGATCGCTGCTGCTCTCTTCACCATCCACAAGGGAAGCATAGAGGACCGCCTCAAAGAGTTCCTGGCT CTGGCCTCATCCAGCCTGCTGAAGATCGGTCAGGAAACGGACAAGATGACGACACGTAACAGAGAATCTGTCTACCTGCTGCTGGACATG ATTGTGCAGGAGTCTCCCTTCCTCACCATGGACCTGCTGGAGTCCTGTTTCCCTTACGTCCTGTTGCGAAACGCCTACCACGCCGTCTACAAACAGAGCATCAGCGCTAATgcatag